A portion of the Deinococcus peraridilitoris DSM 19664 genome contains these proteins:
- a CDS encoding nitroreductase family protein has protein sequence MTQASTKTLSVQEAIETRRSIRQFEQAPLDQGDLREILRLAGLAPSAWNAQTWRFAVVQSPELRAQLQEAAYGQPQVTSAPAVIVLYSDMEEVLATARETAHPGMGEEGAAQQEQTFQNAFGAMSVEQRAAWANAQANIALGYLMIAARGLGYDTVPMLGFQPDKVRELLGLPAHAQIAALLPIGRRAHEGFPHHRHSTDRITKFY, from the coding sequence ATGACGCAAGCCTCGACCAAAACGCTGTCCGTTCAAGAAGCCATCGAAACGCGCCGCTCAATTCGTCAGTTCGAGCAGGCCCCACTCGACCAGGGGGATCTGCGTGAGATTCTGCGCCTGGCTGGGCTCGCTCCCAGTGCCTGGAACGCCCAGACCTGGCGCTTTGCAGTCGTGCAGAGCCCCGAGCTGCGGGCGCAACTCCAGGAAGCCGCCTACGGTCAGCCTCAGGTCACCAGTGCACCGGCCGTGATCGTGCTGTACTCCGACATGGAAGAAGTCCTGGCGACTGCCCGGGAAACCGCGCATCCTGGTATGGGTGAAGAAGGCGCGGCGCAGCAGGAGCAGACCTTTCAGAATGCCTTCGGCGCCATGAGCGTCGAGCAGCGCGCCGCTTGGGCCAACGCCCAGGCCAACATTGCCCTGGGGTACCTGATGATTGCCGCACGTGGTCTGGGCTACGACACCGTGCCCATGCTGGGCTTCCAGCCTGACAAGGTGCGCGAGCTGCTTGGCCTGCCCGCCCATGCACAGATCGCCGCCCTGCTGCCCATCGGCCGCCGCGCCCATGAGGGTTTTCCGCACCACCGCCACAGCACGGACCGCATCACCAAGTTCTACTGA
- a CDS encoding MerR family transcriptional regulator: MTQGMPDASISAATGLYTASEVEQRTGVPATTLRQWERRYGTPRPLRNESGYRLYSATDLAHIEFLRARLAEGISISRAVQLSRGFFQAPSGDPPAPAELRELITELRASLLAADHARAAELLSWAHSRWTVEDVLIQVIQPVLYDIGDLWARGEITVAHEHQASTFLRGKIAQLLDAAGSPRWGPVVVAACVPGEQHEIGLLMLSVVLRRGGLRVHCLGPNTPLADLALYAGQVGAEAVLLSANSQEALDGLPSQQTALDSVGLPLFFGGASFNACPAQAGALGGHYLGPDAVSASRRLHEFFEERDRS, translated from the coding sequence CGAGCAGCGCACGGGCGTGCCTGCAACCACCCTGCGGCAATGGGAGCGGCGCTACGGCACCCCGCGCCCGCTGCGCAACGAAAGTGGTTACCGTCTGTACAGCGCGACTGACCTGGCCCACATCGAGTTTCTGCGTGCCCGGCTGGCAGAGGGCATCTCGATCAGCCGGGCGGTGCAGCTGTCGCGCGGTTTCTTTCAGGCACCGTCGGGTGATCCGCCAGCACCCGCAGAGCTGCGCGAACTGATCACGGAGCTGCGCGCGTCCCTGCTGGCAGCCGATCACGCGCGCGCCGCCGAGCTGCTGTCGTGGGCCCACTCCCGCTGGACGGTGGAGGACGTGCTGATTCAAGTCATTCAGCCGGTGCTGTACGACATCGGTGACTTGTGGGCGCGCGGTGAAATCACCGTGGCGCACGAGCATCAGGCGAGCACCTTCCTGCGCGGCAAAATCGCCCAGCTTCTCGATGCGGCCGGCTCGCCACGCTGGGGTCCGGTGGTGGTGGCCGCGTGTGTTCCTGGCGAGCAGCATGAGATCGGTCTGCTGATGCTGTCGGTGGTTCTGCGGCGCGGCGGTCTGCGGGTGCACTGCCTGGGTCCCAATACCCCACTCGCTGACCTCGCGCTGTATGCCGGGCAAGTCGGCGCCGAAGCAGTGCTGCTGTCGGCCAATTCGCAAGAAGCGCTCGATGGCCTGCCCAGCCAGCAAACTGCCCTGGATTCGGTCGGGCTTCCCCTCTTTTTCGGCGGAGCGTCATTCAACGCCTGTCCCGCTCAGGCCGGCGCCCTGGGGGGACACTATCTCGGCCCGGACGCCGTGAGCGCTTCCCGGCGACTGCACGAATTTTTCGAGGAGCGTGACCGGTCGTGA
- a CDS encoding class I SAM-dependent methyltransferase, with amino-acid sequence MPGVAWGYQTWREVSLGLLSGSRLTLQNEERLFTTLAQPRPGESWLDVGTSSGFYAGVLARAGADILAIDIAPSMLKVARTRLDRHPDQSARVDWALIDIEESGLPDGCFDGIAVGATLNETARPWRALGEMQRLLAPGGRLWLMYLSRGGGAVQSLLSKYAGLTFADRAQVRRALFGCDRVAADVRRSVTFELYVRRT; translated from the coding sequence GTGCCTGGCGTCGCATGGGGCTATCAGACCTGGCGTGAGGTGTCGCTGGGCCTGCTCTCAGGCAGCCGGCTGACCTTGCAGAACGAGGAACGTCTGTTTACAACGCTGGCACAGCCTCGACCCGGTGAAAGCTGGCTGGACGTCGGCACCAGCAGCGGTTTTTATGCCGGCGTCCTGGCGCGTGCGGGCGCGGACATCCTGGCCATCGACATCGCGCCCTCAATGTTGAAGGTCGCGCGAACCCGCCTTGATCGGCATCCGGACCAATCAGCACGCGTCGACTGGGCCCTGATCGACATCGAGGAGAGTGGACTGCCGGACGGCTGTTTCGATGGAATCGCCGTCGGGGCGACCCTCAACGAGACCGCGAGACCGTGGCGGGCGCTCGGTGAAATGCAGCGTCTGCTGGCTCCTGGCGGACGCTTGTGGCTGATGTACCTTTCGCGCGGCGGAGGAGCGGTGCAGAGCCTCCTGTCAAAGTACGCTGGCCTCACGTTCGCCGACCGTGCACAGGTCCGCCGGGCCCTCTTCGGGTGCGACCGGGTGGCGGCGGACGTGCGCCGCTCGGTGACCTTCGAGCTCTATGTCCGCCGGACCTGA
- a CDS encoding phage holin family protein, which produces MQPHPQKSIGGALVDVFDAALSLVKTELRLLSRRVGNVVKAKGIGVVLLLAAVAPLSLALIFLILALFYALLLVLPAWASALIIALLALVVTGVLVMLGIKRLSAEVKDDAQSSEELAREEVQHAEKQLEKAEKQTEKDHKKVEKAEEKLARAEADLRRETSGQSNSGQSGKGTSVAGTGAQATTTVYSAPSSGSASGATLQPDGIPVSTRPEITEEDRK; this is translated from the coding sequence ATGCAACCACATCCACAAAAAAGTATAGGAGGCGCACTCGTCGACGTCTTTGACGCAGCACTTTCGCTCGTCAAAACCGAGCTGCGTTTGCTCTCGCGCCGTGTCGGTAACGTCGTCAAGGCCAAGGGCATCGGGGTCGTGCTGCTGCTCGCGGCGGTCGCGCCGCTCAGCCTCGCGCTGATCTTTCTGATTCTGGCGCTCTTTTATGCCCTGCTGCTGGTGCTGCCGGCCTGGGCGAGCGCGCTGATCATCGCACTGCTGGCCCTGGTGGTCACGGGCGTGCTGGTGATGCTCGGCATCAAGCGGCTGTCGGCTGAGGTCAAGGACGACGCCCAGAGTTCAGAGGAACTGGCGCGTGAGGAAGTGCAGCACGCCGAAAAGCAGCTCGAAAAAGCCGAGAAACAGACTGAAAAGGACCACAAGAAGGTCGAAAAAGCCGAGGAGAAGCTCGCTCGAGCCGAGGCCGACCTGCGCCGCGAAACGTCGGGCCAGAGCAACTCAGGCCAGAGTGGCAAGGGAACTTCTGTTGCCGGCACGGGTGCGCAAGCGACCACCACGGTGTACAGCGCCCCCAGCAGCGGCAGCGCGTCAGGGGCTACGCTGCAACCCGACGGCATTCCAGTGAGTACCCGACCTGAAATCACCGAGGAGGACCGCAAGTGA
- a CDS encoding Crp/Fnr family transcriptional regulator yields the protein MNEGPGHKRRYQRSEAIYRQGEPAKRIFLAETGFVRLYQATPRGRALTVRHVLPGDYFGESTFVDASGDTGVYSHSAEALTGALVASFDLNDLSEAELLSVSCSLSAQLRRAMNFSVHLQSGDLKQRVVRYMLELADTPLGAEDAEDRLYIRATHELLAEGSASTRESVSKIVTELREAGLIESGYRHIILLDLSGLQKLASHGSSETHPR from the coding sequence GTGAACGAAGGGCCCGGTCACAAGCGCCGTTATCAGCGCAGCGAAGCCATTTACCGGCAGGGCGAGCCTGCCAAACGAATTTTTCTGGCCGAAACCGGATTCGTGCGTCTCTACCAAGCAACGCCACGCGGCCGGGCGTTGACGGTCCGGCACGTGCTGCCAGGCGACTACTTCGGCGAGAGCACCTTTGTGGACGCATCGGGTGACACCGGCGTGTATTCACATTCAGCCGAAGCGCTGACGGGCGCCCTGGTCGCGTCGTTCGATCTGAACGACCTGAGCGAAGCAGAGCTGCTCTCGGTTTCTTGCAGTCTCAGCGCGCAACTGCGGCGAGCCATGAACTTCAGCGTTCACCTGCAAAGCGGTGACCTCAAACAACGGGTGGTCCGCTACATGCTGGAACTGGCCGATACTCCGCTCGGCGCCGAGGATGCCGAAGACCGGCTGTACATTCGCGCTACCCACGAGTTGCTGGCTGAAGGGAGCGCCAGTACCCGCGAGAGCGTCAGCAAAATCGTCACCGAGTTGCGCGAAGCCGGCCTGATCGAAAGCGGTTACCGTCACATCATCCTGCTGGACCTGAGCGGTTTGCAAAAACTCGCCTCGCACGGCTCCAGCGAGACCCATCCCCGTTGA
- a CDS encoding complex I NDUFA9 subunit family protein: MRILITGGNGFVGQAVARQFVRDGHDVLLGSRRGSVRGALPEVSALALDVTDRTSVRQAMSTARPEVVVHLVGIIAQRGTQTFEQVHVQGTRNLLEACAPQTRFLHMSALGARADSASGYSRSKSEAESLVRASGLPFTIFQPSLIFGPGDDFFARVLKNLVSSAPIVPVIGSGAFPFRPVSVHDVALAFSRALQRPTSVSQTYQLTGPQEFRFDDLLKLELQALGQRKPLLYVPLGVMNLAVPLMQILPRPPITRDQYRMLLEGNTADPEPARTAFDLPMLELREALPGILRGAGAKS, from the coding sequence GTGCGCATCTTGATCACCGGAGGCAACGGTTTTGTCGGACAGGCGGTCGCCCGGCAGTTCGTTCGGGACGGGCATGACGTCCTCTTGGGTTCCCGGCGCGGTTCGGTCCGCGGGGCGTTGCCCGAGGTTTCCGCGCTCGCGCTCGATGTCACCGACCGCACGAGCGTCCGGCAGGCCATGAGCACCGCGCGCCCCGAAGTGGTGGTGCACCTCGTGGGCATCATCGCGCAACGAGGCACGCAGACCTTCGAGCAGGTGCACGTGCAGGGAACCCGCAACCTGCTGGAGGCGTGCGCGCCGCAAACCCGATTTCTGCACATGAGCGCCCTCGGCGCGCGGGCGGACAGCGCCAGCGGCTACTCGCGCAGCAAGTCGGAGGCGGAGTCGCTGGTGCGTGCGAGCGGTTTACCGTTCACGATCTTTCAGCCCAGCCTGATCTTCGGCCCGGGTGACGACTTCTTCGCACGGGTACTCAAAAATCTGGTTTCCAGCGCGCCCATCGTTCCGGTGATCGGCAGCGGCGCTTTTCCGTTCCGCCCGGTAAGTGTGCACGACGTGGCGCTGGCCTTCTCACGCGCCCTGCAGCGGCCGACCTCGGTCTCACAGACCTACCAGCTGACCGGCCCTCAGGAATTCCGTTTCGATGACTTGCTAAAGCTCGAACTGCAGGCGCTCGGTCAGCGTAAACCGCTGTTGTACGTCCCCCTGGGTGTCATGAACCTGGCCGTGCCCCTGATGCAGATTTTGCCCCGGCCACCCATCACCCGTGATCAGTACCGCATGCTGCTGGAAGGCAACACCGCCGATCCCGAACCGGCGAGGACTGCCTTTGATCTGCCCATGCTCGAACTGCGCGAAGCGCTGCCCGGCATTCTGCGAGGAGCGGGAGCGAAGTCCTGA
- a CDS encoding Fur family transcriptional regulator — MTQRQTRQRDAILRVLEGAPGPLSVPELLERAQEELPALGIATVYRTLKLLQEDGRVRALSLDGESRFERADLGHHHHFACRKCGGVFDLALCPVSLPSGTVYPGGFVVEAHEVTLYGLCPRCAA; from the coding sequence GTGACCCAGCGCCAGACCCGACAACGCGACGCCATTCTGCGGGTACTGGAAGGGGCGCCCGGGCCCCTCAGCGTCCCCGAACTGCTGGAGCGCGCCCAGGAAGAGCTGCCCGCGCTGGGCATCGCCACGGTGTACCGCACCCTCAAACTGCTGCAGGAAGACGGCCGCGTTCGGGCGCTGTCACTGGACGGCGAATCACGCTTTGAGCGGGCCGATCTGGGTCACCATCATCACTTTGCCTGCCGCAAGTGTGGCGGCGTCTTCGATCTGGCGCTGTGCCCGGTCAGCCTGCCCAGCGGCACCGTCTATCCGGGCGGCTTCGTGGTTGAGGCGCACGAGGTCACCTTGTACGGCCTGTGTCCCCGATGTGCGGCCTGA
- a CDS encoding phytoene/squalene synthase family protein — MAPSDLTAKLPGSAITHCRDVTRDHSKTFYFGSRFFGPAERQAVWAVYAVCRHGDDIVDEGDPHSAPRRLEAWWHGVQGAFAGTPSADPVFQALCWAVARFPIPRGAFEELHLGLRMDLDGHHYRDMTELELYCRRVAGVVGFMIAPIAGFDGGEATLQRALKLGQAMQLTNILRDVGEDAARGRLYLPEDLLSAYRLRARDIHGATVSSEYQALMRHLVATARTWYAEGRSGIPRLRGRARLAVGAAASAYEGILDALEQNDFDNFSRRAQVSGTRKLLMLPGVLWRSRGAPG, encoded by the coding sequence ATGGCGCCGTCAGATCTTACAGCCAAACTGCCAGGCAGCGCGATCACGCATTGCCGCGACGTCACCCGGGACCACTCCAAGACCTTTTATTTCGGGTCACGCTTTTTTGGCCCGGCCGAACGTCAGGCGGTCTGGGCGGTCTACGCGGTCTGCCGCCACGGTGATGACATCGTCGACGAGGGCGATCCGCACAGCGCGCCGCGTCGTCTCGAAGCCTGGTGGCACGGTGTCCAGGGCGCCTTTGCCGGAACTCCCAGCGCCGACCCGGTGTTTCAGGCGCTCTGCTGGGCGGTGGCGCGCTTTCCAATTCCGCGGGGTGCCTTCGAGGAACTGCATCTGGGGCTGCGCATGGACCTGGACGGTCACCATTACCGTGACATGACCGAACTGGAACTGTACTGCCGGCGGGTGGCGGGGGTGGTGGGATTCATGATCGCTCCGATTGCCGGTTTCGACGGGGGAGAGGCAACCTTGCAACGTGCCCTCAAGCTGGGTCAGGCCATGCAGCTCACCAACATTCTGCGCGACGTGGGTGAAGACGCCGCGCGCGGTCGGCTGTACCTGCCCGAAGACCTGCTCAGCGCATACCGGCTGCGTGCGCGGGACATCCACGGCGCCACCGTGAGCAGCGAATATCAGGCACTGATGCGTCACCTCGTAGCCACCGCGCGCACCTGGTACGCCGAAGGGCGCTCGGGTATTCCCCGCCTGCGCGGACGTGCCCGGCTGGCCGTCGGCGCGGCCGCGTCCGCGTACGAGGGAATTCTCGATGCGCTGGAGCAGAACGACTTTGACAATTTCTCACGCCGGGCACAGGTGAGCGGTACGCGCAAACTGCTGATGTTGCCGGGCGTCCTGTGGCGCTCGCGCGGAGCGCCGGGATGA
- the crtI gene encoding phytoene desaturase family protein, giving the protein MTPQQQTPQAQSRSASRSGRSKTAVIIGAGFGGLALGIRLQSLGFDTTIMERRDAPGGRAYQFQADGFTFDMGPTVITVPHFIEELFSLERGKAGLLAPDFPPAVVSAPRVMSGLSGGPATRRYVDIVPILPFYRIYFDDGSFFDYDGDPEGTRAQIRVLAPEDLPGYERFHEDARAIFERGFLELGYTHFGDLGSMLRVVPDLLKLDAVRTLFSFARKYFRNPKMQQVFSFETLLVGGNPLKVPAIYAMIHFVEKTWGVHYVMGGTGALVRAFVRKFEELGGTMRYNAPVARIEVTDARGGMGGLFSRRFARGVTLQCGEHLAADVVVSNGDWANTYLKLIERRHRRVNSDARVKLARQSMSLLVVYFGFRADSLPLDLRHHNIILGPRYEELLTDIFDRKVLAEDFSQYLHLPTLTDPSLAPPGYHAAYTLVPVPHNGSGLDWTEVGPKLTERVLRFLEERGFIPGLRERLVYQHFVTPDYFEQELDSYQGNAFGVEPVLMQSAYFRPHNRSEDIGNLYLVGASAQPGAGTPSVMMSAKMTAREIARDFGVHSSILQSAFPQEDPEVPVRG; this is encoded by the coding sequence GTGACGCCTCAACAGCAGACGCCTCAAGCGCAATCGCGGTCGGCTTCCCGATCGGGTCGATCCAAAACGGCCGTCATCATCGGTGCGGGTTTCGGTGGACTGGCTCTGGGCATCCGCCTGCAGAGCCTGGGCTTTGACACCACCATCATGGAACGGCGCGACGCTCCGGGTGGACGCGCCTACCAGTTTCAGGCCGACGGCTTCACCTTCGACATGGGGCCGACAGTCATCACCGTGCCTCACTTCATCGAAGAGCTGTTCTCCCTCGAACGGGGGAAGGCAGGCTTGCTCGCCCCTGACTTTCCGCCCGCAGTGGTCAGCGCGCCGCGGGTCATGAGCGGCCTGAGCGGAGGACCGGCGACAAGACGGTACGTGGACATCGTGCCGATCCTGCCGTTTTACCGGATCTACTTCGACGACGGCAGCTTTTTTGATTACGACGGCGACCCGGAGGGCACGCGCGCGCAGATTCGCGTGCTCGCCCCCGAAGATCTCCCTGGCTACGAACGCTTTCACGAGGACGCCCGCGCCATCTTCGAGCGCGGTTTTCTGGAACTGGGTTACACCCATTTCGGAGACCTGGGCAGCATGCTGCGCGTCGTGCCCGATCTCCTGAAACTCGACGCGGTGCGCACCCTGTTCTCTTTTGCCCGGAAGTACTTCAGAAATCCCAAGATGCAGCAGGTCTTCAGCTTCGAGACGTTGCTGGTGGGGGGCAATCCGCTCAAGGTGCCGGCCATCTACGCGATGATCCACTTTGTCGAGAAGACCTGGGGTGTGCACTATGTGATGGGCGGAACGGGCGCACTGGTGCGGGCTTTCGTGCGCAAGTTCGAGGAACTGGGCGGCACCATGCGCTACAACGCCCCTGTGGCGCGCATCGAGGTCACGGACGCGCGCGGCGGGATGGGCGGACTCTTCTCACGCCGCTTTGCCCGCGGCGTGACCCTGCAATGCGGCGAGCACCTCGCGGCCGACGTGGTGGTGTCCAATGGTGATTGGGCCAACACCTACCTCAAGTTGATCGAGCGCCGACACCGCCGCGTCAACAGCGATGCCCGCGTCAAGCTCGCCCGGCAAAGCATGTCGCTGCTGGTGGTCTACTTTGGGTTCCGTGCCGACAGCCTGCCGCTCGATCTGCGTCACCACAACATCATCCTGGGACCCCGCTATGAGGAACTGCTCACCGATATTTTCGACCGTAAGGTGCTCGCGGAGGACTTCTCGCAGTACCTGCACCTGCCGACCTTGACCGATCCTTCGCTGGCGCCGCCCGGATATCACGCGGCGTACACGCTCGTTCCGGTGCCTCACAACGGCAGCGGCCTTGACTGGACCGAGGTGGGCCCCAAACTCACCGAGCGGGTACTGCGTTTTCTGGAAGAGCGCGGCTTCATTCCCGGTCTGCGTGAGCGGCTGGTCTACCAGCACTTCGTCACGCCCGATTACTTCGAGCAGGAACTCGACAGCTACCAGGGCAATGCCTTCGGAGTCGAGCCGGTCTTGATGCAAAGCGCTTATTTCCGGCCCCACAACCGCAGCGAGGACATCGGTAACCTGTATCTGGTGGGGGCGAGTGCGCAGCCGGGGGCAGGCACGCCGTCGGTCATGATGTCGGCCAAAATGACGGCGCGTGAAATTGCACGTGACTTCGGCGTTCATTCCAGTATTCTGCAAAGCGCGTTCCCGCAGGAGGACCCGGAAGTTCCCGTTCGGGGCTGA